From a single Arachis hypogaea cultivar Tifrunner chromosome 3, arahy.Tifrunner.gnm2.J5K5, whole genome shotgun sequence genomic region:
- the LOC112791378 gene encoding protein TRANSPORT INHIBITOR RESPONSE 1, protein MECCNKRRMMKESPESNFMNRRGSSCFPDEVLERVIGMLKSRKDRSSVSLVCKEWYNAERWSRRNVFIGNCYSVSPEILTRRFPNIRSVTLKGKPRFSDFNLVPANWGADIHFWLVVFAEKYPFLEELRLKRMTVTDESLKFLARSFPNFKAISLQNCDGFSTDGLAAIAADCKNLTELDIQENVIDDKNDNWLTCFPESFTSLEVLNFSILHNDVNFDALEKLVARCKSLKTLKLNKSITLEQLQRLLFRAPQLCELGTGSFSQELTTQQYSELESAFSNCKNLNTLSGLWVVTPQYLPVLYPACANLTFLNFSYAPLDSDDIAKLLVHCANIRRLWVVDTIEDKGLEAVGTHCPLLEELRVFPADPFAEGDARGVTDSGFIAVSQGCRNLHYVLYFCRHMTNAAVATVVQNCPDFTHFRLCIMNPGQPDYRTSEPMDEAFGAVVKTCSKLQRLAISGLLTDLTFEYIGKYAKNLETLSVAFAGSSDWGMQCVLEGCPKLRKLEIRDCPFGNAALLSGLEKYESMRSLWMSDCKVTMNGCRLLAKEMPRLNVEVIKEDGSDDSQAERVYVYRSVAGPRRDAPPFVLTL, encoded by the exons ATGGAGTGctgcaacaagaggaggatgatGAAGGAATCTCCGGAATCGAACTTCATGAACAGAAGAGGTTCATCGTGTTTTCCAGATGAGGTTCTTGAACGTGTTATTGGGATGCTGAAATCAAGAAAGGACAGAAGCTCTGTGTCACTGGTTTGCAAGGAGTGGTACAACGCTGAGAGATGGTCAAGGAGGAACGTGTTCATAGGTAACTGCTACTCTGTGTCCCCTGAGATCTTAACCCGAAGGTTCCCAAACATAAGAAGTGTTACACTGAAAGGGAAGCCACGTTTCTCTGATTTCAACTTGGTTCCTGCAAATTGGGGTGCTGATATTCACTTTTGGCTTGTGGTGTTTGCTGAAAAGTACCCTTTTCTTGAGGAGCTTAGGCTTAAGAGGATGACTGTTACTGATGAGAGTTTGAAGTTCTTGGCGCGCTCTTTTCCGAACTTCAAAGCTATTTCCCTTCAAAATTGTGATGGTTTCAGCACTGATGGTTTGGCTGCAATTGCTGCTGATTGCAA GAATTTAACTGAGCTTGACATACAAGAGAATGTCATTGATGATAAAAATGATAATTGGTTGACTTGCTTCCCGGAAAGCTTCACATCGCTGGAAGTACTGAACTTTTCCATCCTTCACAATGATGTAAATTTTGATGCACTTGAGAAGCTTGTTGCTAGGTGCAAATCATTGAAGACTTTGAAGCTTAATAAAAGTATAACACTGGAACAGTTACAAAGGCTACTTTTTAGAGCTCCCCAGTTATGTGAGCTTGGTACTGGCTCATTTTCACAAGAGCTGACAACACAGCAGTACTCGGAGCTTGAAAGCGCCTTCAGCAATTGTAAAAATCTTAACACCCTTTCTGGATTATGGGTAGTTACACCGCAGTATCTCCCAGTTCTGTACCCCGCATGCGCAAATCTGACTTTCTTGAATTTTAGTTATGCTCCCCTGGACAGTGATGATATTGCTAAGCTTCTTGTTCATTGCGCCAATATTCGGCGCCTATGG GTTGTGGACACAATTGAAGATAAGGGGTTGGAAGCTGTAGGAACACACTGCCCACTGCTTGAGGAACTGCGTGTATTTCCTGCAGATCCCTTTGCTGAGGGTGATGCCCGCGGTGTTACTGACTCGGGCTTTATTGCTGTCTCTCAAGGATGCCGAAATCTTCACTATGTCCTCTACTTTTGCCGGCACATGACCAATGCTGCTGTTGCCACTGTTGTGCAAAACTGCCCTGACTTCACTCATTTCCGGCTCTGTATTATGAACCCCGGCCAACCGGATTACCGGACAAGCGAACCGATGGATGAGGCTTTTGGAGCAGTTGTTAAGACTTGCAGCAAACTCCAGAGGCTTGCAATATCTGGTTTACTGACCGACCTTACATTTGAGTACATAGGGAAGTATGCAAAAAACTTGGAAACTCTTTCAGTTGCCTTTGCTGGAAGCAGTGATTGGGGTATGCAGTGTGTACTAGAAGGGTGTCCGAAGCTGAGGAAACTTGAGATAAGGGACTGCCCATTTGGGAATGCTGCACTTCTTTCGGGGTTGGAAAAGTACGAGTCGATGAGGTCGCTGTGGATGTCAGATTGCAAAGTGACAATGAATGGATGTAGATTGTTGGCTAAGGAAATGCCAAGGTTGAATGTTGAGGTAATAAAGGAAGACGGCAGCGATGATAGCCAAGCCGAAAGGGTCTATGTGTATCGTTCCGTTGCTGGACCCAGAAGGGATGCTCCTCCATTTGTTCTCACTCTCTAA